In one window of Desulfomicrobium macestii DNA:
- the fusA gene encoding elongation factor G, whose amino-acid sequence MSKRVPIKDQRNIGIMAHIDAGKTTTTERILYYTGVSHKLGEVHDGQATMDWMEQEQERGITITSAATTCHWRNCRINIIDTPGHVDFTVEVERSLRVLDGAVAVFCAVGGVEPQSETVWRQADRYRVPRIAFVNKMDRSGADFYRVVDMIKDRLKAKPVPLHLPIGAEENFLGQIDLVRKVALYYDADSKGETIVEREIPAEMMDLADEWRMNLVEAIAEEDETLLEKYLGGEELLPEEIMAGIRSATIGMKICPVICGSAFKNKGVQALLDCVVDYLPSPVEVPAMVGVDPDTKEEVLCECSDDLPLSALAFKLMADPFFGHLTFLRVYSGVLVTGSTVLNAASGKKERVGRLLKMHANKREDIKEAYAGDIVAAVGLKQTSTGETLCDLKRAILLESMDFPEPVIEVAIEPKTKTDRDALGQALQKLVKEDPSFRVKTNEETGQTLIAGMGELHLEIIVDRLTREFKVDANVGKPQVAYRETISKPAEKDLKYAKQSGGRGQYAHIVIKVTPQEPGGGYEFVNGIVGGVIPKEYIPAVDKGIRDALLNGVLAGFPMVDLKVELVHGSYHEVDSSEQAFYIAGSMAVKEACHKAAAVLLEPIMFVEVLTPDDYMGDVMGDLNGRRGRIVSLEMRHGMQIIRANVPLSSMFGYATDLRSKTQGRATYTMLFDHYDRVPASLAEELTKK is encoded by the coding sequence GTGTCTAAACGTGTTCCCATAAAAGATCAGCGCAATATCGGTATCATGGCCCACATCGATGCGGGCAAGACCACGACTACCGAACGTATATTATATTACACCGGTGTTTCTCACAAACTTGGAGAAGTTCATGATGGCCAGGCGACCATGGACTGGATGGAGCAGGAGCAGGAGCGTGGCATCACGATCACCTCTGCTGCGACAACCTGTCATTGGCGTAATTGCCGCATCAACATCATCGATACTCCCGGCCACGTGGATTTCACCGTTGAAGTAGAGCGTTCGCTGCGCGTGCTTGATGGCGCTGTTGCTGTTTTTTGCGCTGTTGGTGGAGTCGAGCCGCAGTCCGAGACTGTATGGCGGCAGGCGGACAGATACCGGGTTCCCCGGATCGCCTTTGTAAACAAGATGGACCGCTCGGGAGCAGATTTCTACCGGGTTGTCGACATGATCAAGGATCGTCTCAAGGCGAAGCCTGTTCCGCTGCACCTGCCCATCGGCGCAGAGGAGAACTTTTTGGGGCAGATCGACCTCGTTCGCAAGGTCGCTCTCTATTATGACGCTGATTCCAAGGGCGAAACAATTGTCGAGCGCGAGATCCCGGCTGAAATGATGGATCTGGCTGATGAATGGCGCATGAATCTTGTCGAGGCTATCGCCGAGGAAGATGAGACCCTGCTTGAAAAGTATTTGGGCGGAGAAGAGCTCCTGCCTGAAGAAATCATGGCGGGAATTCGTTCCGCCACCATAGGCATGAAAATTTGCCCGGTGATTTGCGGTTCAGCGTTCAAGAACAAGGGCGTACAGGCACTGCTTGATTGCGTTGTGGATTATCTGCCTTCTCCGGTAGAGGTCCCGGCCATGGTTGGTGTTGATCCTGACACCAAGGAAGAGGTTCTTTGTGAGTGTTCCGATGATCTGCCGCTCAGCGCCTTGGCGTTCAAGCTCATGGCCGATCCCTTCTTTGGGCACCTGACCTTCCTGAGAGTATATTCCGGCGTGCTTGTTACCGGTTCGACGGTTCTGAATGCCGCCTCAGGCAAAAAGGAACGTGTTGGCCGTTTGCTGAAGATGCATGCGAACAAACGCGAAGACATCAAGGAAGCCTATGCGGGCGACATCGTTGCCGCAGTCGGCCTGAAACAGACCAGCACTGGTGAAACTCTGTGCGATCTCAAGCGGGCAATCCTGCTTGAATCAATGGATTTTCCCGAGCCTGTTATCGAAGTCGCGATCGAACCCAAGACCAAGACCGACAGGGATGCCCTTGGGCAGGCCCTGCAGAAGCTGGTCAAGGAAGATCCCTCCTTCCGTGTCAAGACGAATGAAGAAACCGGACAGACGCTTATTGCCGGAATGGGTGAATTGCACCTTGAGATCATTGTTGACCGCCTCACCCGTGAGTTCAAGGTCGACGCCAACGTTGGCAAGCCTCAGGTTGCCTATCGTGAAACCATTTCCAAGCCGGCGGAAAAAGATCTCAAATACGCCAAGCAGTCTGGCGGTCGTGGTCAGTATGCGCATATCGTCATCAAGGTCACGCCTCAGGAGCCGGGTGGCGGTTATGAATTCGTGAACGGCATCGTGGGCGGTGTAATTCCCAAGGAATACATCCCCGCTGTTGACAAGGGCATCCGCGATGCTCTGCTCAACGGTGTTCTTGCCGGTTTTCCCATGGTCGATCTCAAGGTCGAATTGGTTCACGGCTCGTATCATGAAGTTGATTCTTCCGAGCAGGCTTTCTACATTGCCGGTTCCATGGCTGTGAAAGAAGCGTGTCATAAAGCGGCCGCAGTGCTACTTGAGCCGATTATGTTTGTGGAAGTACTGACTCCGGACGACTATATGGGCGATGTCATGGGCGACCTCAATGGCCGTCGTGGTCGGATCGTCAGTCTTGAAATGCGACACGGGATGCAGATCATCCGCGCAAACGTGCCGCTTAGTAGCATGTTTGGTTATGCAACGGATCTGCGTTCAAAAACTCAAGGTCGTGCGACATACACTATGTTGTTTGATCATTATGATCGCGTCCCTGCAAGTCTTGCTGAAGAATTGACCAAGAAATGA
- the rpsL gene encoding 30S ribosomal protein S12 — MPTINQLVRKARVLQVKGKKRAALQECPQRRGVCVRVYTTTPKKPNSALRKVARVRLTNGIEVTSYIPGEGHNLQEHSVVMIRGGRVKDLPGVRYTIIRGTLDAAGVQDRRKSRSKYGAKRPK; from the coding sequence ATGCCCACTATTAATCAGTTGGTCCGTAAAGCACGGGTCCTCCAGGTGAAAGGCAAAAAGAGAGCCGCGCTGCAGGAATGCCCGCAGCGCCGGGGAGTTTGCGTGCGCGTCTACACCACGACGCCCAAGAAGCCGAACTCCGCTCTTCGGAAAGTGGCCAGAGTGCGTCTGACCAATGGAATTGAAGTGACATCCTACATTCCCGGTGAAGGGCACAATCTGCAGGAGCACTCAGTGGTCATGATCCGCGGCGGCCGCGTAAAGGATCTGCCCGGTGTCCGCTATACCATTATCAGAGGTACGTTGGATGCGGCCGGTGTTCAGGATCGCCGGAAGAGCCGCTCCAAGTACGGAGCCAAACGTCCTAAATAG
- the rpsG gene encoding 30S ribosomal protein S7: protein MPRKGATPKREVLPDPKYGSRVVTKFVNQMMYDGKKSVAETIFYDAIEELGKRTDSEPLRAFEQLIEKVKPQMEVKSRRVGGATYQVPMEVRPARQEALAIRWLVNYARTRGEKGMVLRLAAEFLDAYNDRGGAIKKREDTHRMAEANKAFAHYRW, encoded by the coding sequence ATGCCTCGCAAGGGAGCCACGCCAAAGCGTGAAGTGCTGCCGGATCCGAAGTACGGAAGCCGGGTGGTCACAAAATTTGTGAACCAGATGATGTATGACGGCAAGAAAAGCGTTGCCGAAACGATATTCTATGATGCCATTGAAGAACTTGGAAAGCGCACCGACAGCGAGCCGCTGAGGGCTTTCGAGCAGCTCATTGAAAAGGTGAAGCCGCAGATGGAAGTCAAATCCCGTCGAGTCGGTGGCGCCACCTATCAGGTTCCCATGGAAGTCCGCCCGGCACGACAGGAAGCATTGGCTATCCGTTGGCTGGTAAACTATGCCCGTACTCGCGGAGAGAAAGGCATGGTTTTGCGTTTGGCGGCTGAATTTCTGGATGCTTATAACGATCGCGGTGGTGCCATCAAGAAGCGTGAAGACACCCATCGAATGGCAGAAGCCAACAAAGCTTTTGCTCATTACCGCTGGTAA